The proteins below are encoded in one region of Citrobacter enshiensis:
- a CDS encoding ABC transporter substrate-binding protein — MKTRHFVYALSLLACMTSSALAKDLNLPVVSKGFQHEFWQTVKMGTEAAAKELGDKTSYVGPADETQIAEQIQLVENAMAKKPNGLLLAALDANALAPLVETANSRGIKVVTFDSGVNSDIPVSFVATNNRKAGAEAADALAAQVNNKGKVGIIAHVAGTSSAIERSEGFVARMKEKYPDIKVLPVQYSDGDPQKAMDKTIDMIQANPDLAGIYGTNEGSTLGVANAIDSQNLKGKVKVIGFDSTEAIINFLNSGVIQGFVVQDAFQIGYQGIKTLNASLSGQTVPKEIDIPVKFVNAQNINTPEIEKLLHPFGKK, encoded by the coding sequence ATGAAAACCAGGCATTTTGTCTATGCGTTATCTCTGCTGGCTTGCATGACATCCAGCGCGTTGGCTAAAGATTTGAATCTTCCTGTCGTCAGTAAAGGTTTCCAGCATGAATTCTGGCAAACCGTAAAAATGGGGACAGAAGCAGCGGCTAAAGAGCTGGGCGATAAAACCAGCTATGTCGGTCCTGCAGATGAAACCCAGATTGCTGAGCAAATCCAGCTGGTTGAAAACGCGATGGCGAAAAAACCGAACGGATTGCTGCTGGCTGCGTTAGACGCCAATGCCCTTGCTCCGCTGGTGGAAACCGCTAATTCACGCGGGATCAAGGTGGTGACGTTTGATTCTGGCGTCAATTCCGATATTCCGGTCAGTTTTGTGGCGACAAACAACCGTAAAGCGGGAGCCGAAGCCGCAGATGCGCTGGCGGCACAGGTCAATAATAAAGGCAAAGTCGGCATTATTGCTCACGTGGCGGGCACCTCTTCAGCGATTGAGCGTTCGGAAGGATTTGTCGCCCGCATGAAGGAAAAATACCCTGATATCAAGGTGCTGCCGGTCCAGTACAGTGATGGCGATCCACAAAAGGCGATGGATAAAACCATTGATATGATCCAGGCGAACCCGGATCTGGCGGGGATCTACGGCACCAATGAAGGATCGACACTGGGCGTCGCGAACGCAATTGATAGTCAAAACCTGAAAGGCAAAGTCAAAGTTATTGGTTTTGACAGCACTGAGGCCATTATCAATTTCCTGAACTCCGGCGTCATTCAGGGCTTCGTCGTCCAGGACGCTTTCCAGATTGGCTATCAGGGGATCAAAACGCTGAATGCTTCGCTGTCTGGTCAAACCGTACCGAAAGAAATCGATATTCCGGTGAAATTCGTTAATGCGCAGAACATTAATACGCCGGAAATTGAGAAGTTATTACACCCATTTGGTAAGAAATAA
- a CDS encoding FGGY-family carbohydrate kinase yields MRSGYFLGVDVGSASVRAGIFDASGTRLSFATLPISQFRPGGERVEQSSAEIWRQVCLVVKGAVASADIPVTAIRSLGFDATCSLVALDEQGEGLAVSPGEVSDHDIIMWMDHRATAEAERINATQDAALRYVGGDVSVEMELPKVLWLKSHFPETWKQAHRFFDLADFLVWKATGNDVAGLCTLTCKWNYLAHEQRFSDSLLEAVGLSDLLSKIPRRILPPGAAAGTLSPDAAQALGLTTDVVVASGMIDAHAGGVALAGAQPAGTLALISGTSNCHMLCSEQEIHTAGVWGPYWSAMLPGYWLTEGGQSAAGALVDWTLQESGASAALFSKAELRGCHPVELVNEWVAALEEEEHEPTRYLHVLADHHGNRSPRARPDARGSVCGLTLERGESQVARLYLATLQAIACGTRHIMDAMRESGHTISRLTLCGGATHNPLWLREYADATGCDIHLMQEEDAVTLGAAITGAVASGSWPDFSSACQEMVAVGEVIKANPARQDFFDRKYQAYLALWEQQQVLNRLMQ; encoded by the coding sequence ATGCGTAGTGGATATTTCCTCGGTGTGGATGTCGGTTCGGCCAGCGTAAGGGCGGGGATATTTGATGCCAGTGGAACGCGACTGTCTTTTGCCACGCTCCCGATTTCTCAATTTCGACCGGGTGGGGAGCGGGTGGAGCAATCTTCCGCTGAAATCTGGCGGCAGGTGTGCCTGGTTGTCAAAGGGGCTGTCGCCAGTGCTGACATTCCAGTCACCGCGATTCGCTCGTTAGGGTTCGATGCAACCTGTTCTCTGGTTGCGCTGGATGAGCAGGGAGAAGGGCTGGCGGTCTCGCCTGGAGAAGTATCCGATCACGACATTATTATGTGGATGGATCACCGCGCAACCGCAGAGGCTGAGCGCATTAATGCCACCCAGGACGCTGCACTGCGTTACGTTGGCGGCGACGTTAGCGTTGAAATGGAACTGCCCAAGGTGCTCTGGTTGAAAAGCCATTTTCCAGAAACCTGGAAGCAGGCCCATCGCTTTTTCGATCTGGCCGATTTCCTGGTGTGGAAAGCCACCGGCAATGATGTTGCCGGGCTGTGTACACTGACCTGTAAATGGAACTACTTAGCGCACGAACAACGCTTTAGCGATTCTCTGCTGGAGGCTGTCGGGTTGAGCGACTTGCTCAGTAAAATTCCTCGGCGGATCCTCCCGCCAGGCGCCGCCGCAGGAACGCTCAGTCCTGACGCCGCACAGGCCTTAGGGTTGACGACAGACGTTGTGGTGGCCAGCGGAATGATTGATGCCCATGCTGGCGGCGTTGCGCTTGCGGGGGCGCAGCCTGCGGGGACTCTGGCGCTGATCAGCGGAACGTCAAACTGCCACATGTTATGCAGCGAGCAGGAGATCCACACGGCGGGTGTGTGGGGGCCTTACTGGTCGGCGATGCTGCCGGGCTACTGGCTGACGGAAGGTGGGCAAAGTGCTGCGGGAGCGTTGGTTGACTGGACGCTACAGGAATCCGGCGCCAGTGCGGCGTTGTTTAGCAAGGCTGAACTGCGGGGATGCCATCCGGTTGAATTGGTCAATGAATGGGTGGCGGCGCTGGAAGAGGAAGAACATGAGCCGACTCGCTATCTGCATGTGCTTGCCGATCATCATGGTAACCGTTCACCACGTGCGCGTCCGGATGCCAGGGGGAGCGTTTGCGGCCTGACACTGGAGAGAGGTGAATCTCAGGTGGCGCGTTTGTACCTTGCCACGCTACAGGCTATCGCCTGTGGTACGCGACATATTATGGATGCCATGCGCGAAAGCGGACATACGATTTCCCGGCTGACATTATGCGGCGGCGCAACGCACAATCCGCTGTGGCTGCGTGAATATGCAGATGCCACGGGCTGCGACATTCATCTTATGCAAGAGGAGGATGCGGTAACGCTGGGGGCGGCAATTACCGGGGCAGTGGCAAGCGGTAGCTGGCCAGATTTCTCATCCGCATGCCAGGAGATGGTGGCAGTTGGTGAGGTGATTAAGGCAAACCCCGCGAGACAGGACTTTTTTGACCGCAAGTATCAGGCTTACCTCGCCCTTTGGGAGCAGCAGCAGGTACTTAACCGACTGATGCAGTAA
- a CDS encoding LacI family DNA-binding transcriptional regulator, whose amino-acid sequence MAKTVEQIASDLDLSVTTVRLVLNGKAEQYRISVKTQTRINEYVERYGYVINHSARSLKLNKTDTLGLIVPNISNVFFATLAEKLEQRCRRSGYQLMISCTYDDVDYENKLTKALIARNVDGLFIVPSTLENQQHHLRQVRKPMVLLDRDFKYTDNALVESHNIAGGEKLTQSILDAGKSPVWLLVGDAGLPSISDRITGYLNALEKNGICHREWVREGPVNTPEGGYLIMERLIGEWGCPQAFIASSLPVLEGAVRAIRDRFGVVPPEINIGTFDEHPMLGFLSNNVWSMQQDENAWAEKAFDMMLSAIEERPIKETVKVEMKLIKRVRQK is encoded by the coding sequence ATGGCTAAAACAGTAGAGCAGATAGCCAGCGATCTGGATTTATCGGTGACGACCGTAAGACTGGTGCTAAATGGAAAAGCTGAACAGTATAGGATCAGCGTCAAAACACAAACGCGCATCAATGAGTATGTAGAACGATATGGTTATGTGATTAATCATTCGGCCCGGAGTCTGAAGCTTAATAAGACGGATACGCTGGGTTTGATCGTGCCCAATATTTCCAACGTCTTTTTTGCAACGCTTGCTGAAAAACTTGAGCAGCGCTGTCGTCGCTCTGGCTATCAATTAATGATTAGTTGTACTTATGATGATGTTGATTACGAAAATAAATTAACGAAAGCGTTAATCGCCCGGAATGTTGATGGCCTTTTTATTGTGCCTTCAACATTAGAGAACCAGCAGCATCATTTACGCCAGGTCAGAAAGCCAATGGTATTACTTGACCGTGACTTTAAGTATACGGATAACGCTCTGGTCGAAAGTCACAATATCGCTGGCGGTGAAAAATTGACGCAAAGCATACTGGATGCCGGCAAATCGCCAGTATGGCTTTTAGTTGGCGATGCCGGGTTGCCCAGTATTAGCGACCGTATTACCGGTTATCTTAACGCACTGGAAAAAAACGGCATTTGTCATCGGGAGTGGGTTCGCGAAGGCCCGGTTAATACACCGGAAGGTGGCTATCTGATTATGGAGCGGTTGATCGGTGAATGGGGCTGCCCGCAGGCGTTTATCGCCTCATCGTTGCCGGTGCTGGAAGGGGCTGTCAGAGCTATTCGCGATCGCTTCGGCGTGGTTCCACCGGAGATCAACATTGGCACATTCGATGAACACCCCATGCTGGGGTTCCTGTCCAATAATGTATGGTCAATGCAACAGGATGAAAATGCCTGGGCGGAAAAAGCATTCGATATGATGTTGAGTGCTATTGAGGAACGACCCATTAAAGAGACGGTAAAAGTTGAGATGAAACTTATTAAGCGCGTACGACAAAAATAA
- the fucA gene encoding L-fuculose-phosphate aldolase — protein sequence MERSRLSREIIETCLEMTRLGLNQGTAGNVSARYEQGMLITPSGIPYERLTENMIVYVDNNGKYAEGQLPSSEWRFHLAAYQTRPDANAVVHNHAIHCTAVSILNRPIPAIHYMIAAAGGNSIPCAPYATFGTQALSEFVATALKNRKATLLQHHGLIACEVNLEKALWLAHEVEVLAQLYLSTLAITDPVPVLDDEEIAVVLEKFKTYGLRIEE from the coding sequence ATGGAAAGATCGCGTTTATCTCGTGAAATAATTGAAACCTGTCTTGAAATGACACGTCTTGGTTTAAATCAAGGCACCGCAGGTAATGTGAGTGCGCGCTATGAACAAGGAATGTTAATTACGCCCAGCGGAATTCCTTATGAGCGACTCACTGAAAATATGATCGTGTATGTTGATAATAATGGGAAATATGCAGAAGGGCAGCTGCCTTCCAGCGAATGGCGTTTTCATCTTGCGGCCTACCAGACGCGGCCTGATGCAAATGCTGTGGTTCACAATCACGCCATTCATTGTACTGCTGTATCGATCCTCAACCGTCCTATCCCAGCGATTCACTACATGATTGCCGCCGCAGGGGGAAACTCTATTCCTTGTGCTCCGTATGCCACATTTGGCACGCAGGCCCTGTCCGAATTTGTCGCTACGGCATTAAAGAATCGCAAAGCAACGCTGTTACAACATCATGGGCTCATCGCCTGTGAAGTTAATCTGGAAAAAGCCCTGTGGCTGGCGCATGAAGTGGAAGTGTTGGCGCAGCTTTACCTCAGTACGCTGGCGATTACCGATCCCGTACCGGTGTTGGATGATGAAGAGATTGCCGTGGTACTGGAGAAATTTAAAACCTACGGGTTACGTATTGAAGAGTGA
- the fucO gene encoding lactaldehyde reductase, which translates to MANRMILNETAWFGRGAVEALTGEVTRRGYRKALIVTDETLVQCGVVAKVTDKMDAAGLTWEIYSGVIPNPTIGVVKEGLSVFQQSGADYLIAVGGGSPQDTCKAIGIISNNPEFADVCSLEGLSPTRHPSVPIMAIPTTAGTAAEVTINYVITDEEKRRKFVCVDPHDIPQVAFIDADMMDGMPAALKAATGVDALTHAIEGYITRAAWALTDALHIKAIEIIAGALRGSVAGDLDAGEAMALGQYVAGMGFSNVGLGLVHGMAHPLGAFYNTPHGVANAILLPHIMRYNAEFTGEKFRDIARVMGVNVERLSLEEARNAAVDAVFALNRDVGIPLHLRDVGVLKEDIPALAQAAFDDVCTGGNPREATLSDIVELYHTAW; encoded by the coding sequence ATGGCGAACAGAATGATTCTGAACGAAACGGCATGGTTTGGCCGTGGGGCGGTAGAGGCGTTAACCGGCGAGGTGACGCGCCGTGGTTACCGTAAGGCACTGATTGTGACCGATGAAACGCTGGTACAGTGCGGCGTGGTCGCGAAAGTCACCGATAAGATGGATGCAGCAGGGCTGACCTGGGAGATCTACTCCGGGGTGATCCCAAATCCGACTATCGGTGTCGTCAAAGAGGGGCTGAGCGTATTCCAGCAAAGCGGGGCAGATTATCTCATCGCGGTCGGCGGTGGTTCTCCGCAGGATACCTGCAAGGCAATCGGCATTATCAGCAACAACCCGGAGTTTGCCGACGTGTGCAGCCTGGAAGGATTGTCACCGACGCGCCACCCGAGCGTGCCAATTATGGCGATCCCTACCACTGCGGGTACTGCGGCCGAAGTCACCATTAACTACGTGATCACCGATGAAGAAAAGCGGCGCAAGTTTGTCTGCGTGGATCCGCATGATATTCCTCAGGTGGCGTTTATTGATGCCGACATGATGGACGGTATGCCTGCCGCGCTCAAAGCGGCAACCGGCGTTGATGCGCTGACGCACGCTATTGAGGGGTATATTACGCGTGCCGCCTGGGCTCTGACCGATGCGCTGCATATCAAAGCGATTGAAATTATTGCTGGCGCGCTGCGGGGTTCCGTTGCCGGAGATCTTGACGCAGGAGAGGCCATGGCGCTGGGGCAGTATGTGGCCGGCATGGGGTTTTCCAATGTGGGGCTGGGACTGGTGCATGGGATGGCGCATCCGCTCGGCGCGTTTTATAACACGCCTCATGGTGTCGCCAATGCGATTCTGCTCCCTCATATCATGCGCTATAACGCAGAATTTACCGGGGAAAAATTCCGTGACATTGCCAGAGTCATGGGGGTAAACGTAGAACGCCTGAGCCTGGAAGAGGCACGCAATGCGGCGGTTGATGCTGTCTTTGCCCTCAACCGCGATGTCGGTATCCCGCTACACCTGCGCGATGTCGGTGTGCTTAAAGAGGATATTCCGGCGCTGGCGCAGGCTGCGTTTGACGATGTTTGCACCGGTGGGAACCCGCGTGAAGCGACGCTTTCCGATATCGTCGAGCTGTACCATACTGCCTGGTAA
- the xni gene encoding flap endonuclease Xni: MAVHLLIVDALNLIRRIHAVQGSPCVETCQRALDQLIMHSQPTHAVAVFDDEARNDSWRHQRLPDYKAGRPPMPDDLHREMPTLRAAFEQQGVPCWVSGGNEADDLAATLAVKVTQAGHQATIVSTDKGYCQLLSPTLRIRDYFQKRWLDAPFIEKEFGVLPQQLPDYWGLAGISSSKVPGVAGIGPKSATQLLVQFQTLEGIYAQLDKVPEKWRKKLEAHKEMAFLCRDIARLQTDLHLDGNLQQLRLAR, encoded by the coding sequence GTGGCCGTCCATCTGCTCATTGTCGATGCACTTAATTTGATTCGCCGTATTCATGCGGTTCAGGGTTCTCCCTGCGTCGAAACCTGTCAGCGCGCGCTCGATCAATTGATCATGCACAGCCAACCAACGCACGCAGTCGCCGTGTTTGATGACGAAGCACGCAACGATAGCTGGCGCCACCAGCGACTCCCGGATTACAAAGCGGGCCGCCCGCCCATGCCTGACGACCTGCATCGCGAAATGCCCACGTTACGCGCCGCCTTTGAACAGCAGGGTGTGCCCTGTTGGGTCTCTGGCGGGAATGAAGCCGATGATTTAGCGGCCACCCTGGCCGTAAAAGTCACCCAGGCCGGACACCAGGCCACCATCGTCTCGACCGACAAAGGCTACTGCCAGCTACTTTCCCCCACATTGCGCATTCGTGATTATTTCCAAAAACGTTGGCTGGATGCCCCCTTTATTGAGAAAGAGTTTGGCGTACTTCCTCAGCAGCTACCCGATTACTGGGGGCTGGCGGGAATCAGCAGTTCGAAAGTGCCCGGCGTCGCCGGGATAGGCCCGAAAAGCGCCACGCAACTGTTGGTTCAGTTCCAGACGCTGGAAGGGATCTACGCGCAGTTAGACAAGGTGCCGGAGAAGTGGCGGAAAAAACTTGAAGCGCACAAAGAGATGGCGTTTTTATGCCGTGACATTGCCCGCCTGCAAACGGATTTACATCTCGACGGAAATTTACAGCAGCTTCGGCTGGCGCGGTAA
- the sdaB gene encoding L-serine ammonia-lyase II, with translation MISVFDIFKIGIGPSSSHTVGPMKAGKQFTDDLIARNILTDVTRVVVDVYGSLSLTGKGHHTDIAIIMGLAGNLPDTVDIDSIPSFIQDVNTHGRLLLANGQHEVEFPVDKCMNFHADNLSLHENGMRITALAGEKAIYSQTYYSIGGGFIVDEEHFGLPNSAPVNVPYPYKSAADLQKHCQETGLSLSGLMMQNELALHSKEELEQHFANVWEVMRGGIERGITTEGVLPGKLRVPRRAAALRRMLVSSDKTTTDPMAVVDWINMFALAVNEENAAGGRVVTAPTNGACGIVPAVLAYYDKFIREVNANSLARYMLVASAIGSLYKMNASISGAEVGCQGEVGVACSMAAAGLAELLGGSPTQVCIAAEIGMEHNLGLTCDPVAGQVQVPCIERNAIASVKAVNAARMALRRTSEPRVCLDKVIETMYETGKDMNAKYRETSRGGLAMKIVTCD, from the coding sequence ATGATTAGCGTATTCGATATCTTCAAAATCGGCATTGGCCCTTCCAGTTCTCACACCGTCGGACCAATGAAAGCAGGCAAACAATTCACGGATGACCTGATTGCACGCAACATACTCACTGATGTCACCCGCGTCGTCGTTGATGTTTATGGCTCACTGTCATTGACGGGGAAAGGTCACCATACCGACATCGCCATTATTATGGGCCTGGCGGGAAATCTGCCGGACACCGTCGACATCGATTCTATTCCCTCCTTTATTCAGGATGTGAATACCCACGGGCGCTTGCTGCTGGCAAATGGTCAGCATGAAGTCGAATTCCCGGTAGACAAGTGCATGAATTTTCATGCCGACAACCTGTCTCTCCATGAGAACGGGATGCGTATTACGGCACTGGCGGGCGAAAAGGCCATTTACAGCCAGACCTACTATTCCATCGGCGGTGGTTTCATCGTTGATGAAGAACATTTTGGTTTGCCGAATAGCGCGCCAGTTAACGTACCGTATCCGTATAAATCCGCAGCCGATTTGCAGAAACACTGTCAGGAAACGGGATTGTCGCTTTCCGGTCTGATGATGCAAAACGAGCTGGCGCTGCACAGCAAAGAAGAGCTGGAACAGCACTTTGCCAACGTCTGGGAAGTGATGCGCGGCGGTATTGAGCGCGGTATCACCACCGAAGGCGTACTGCCGGGTAAACTGCGCGTTCCGCGTCGTGCGGCAGCGCTTCGCCGTATGCTGGTCAGCAGCGACAAAACCACCACCGACCCGATGGCGGTTGTTGACTGGATCAATATGTTCGCACTGGCCGTTAACGAAGAAAACGCCGCCGGTGGACGCGTGGTCACGGCGCCAACCAACGGCGCATGCGGTATTGTTCCGGCAGTGCTGGCGTACTACGACAAGTTTATTCGCGAAGTAAACGCTAACTCACTGGCGCGCTATATGCTGGTCGCCAGCGCGATTGGCTCCCTGTACAAGATGAACGCCTCTATTTCCGGTGCGGAAGTGGGTTGTCAGGGTGAAGTCGGCGTGGCGTGCTCTATGGCCGCTGCGGGTTTAGCCGAGTTACTGGGCGGTAGCCCGACTCAGGTGTGTATTGCCGCAGAAATCGGCATGGAACACAACCTCGGTCTGACCTGCGATCCGGTTGCCGGTCAGGTACAGGTTCCTTGCATCGAGCGTAACGCGATCGCTTCTGTAAAAGCGGTCAATGCTGCTCGTATGGCGCTACGTCGCACCAGTGAGCCGCGCGTGTGCCTCGATAAAGTTATCGAGACCATGTACGAAACCGGTAAAGACATGAACGCCAAATACCGCGAAACCTCTCGTGGCGGTCTGGCCATGAAGATTGTCACCTGCGATTAA
- a CDS encoding HAAAP family serine/threonine permease → METTQTSTVVTGQTRSGWRKTDTMWMLGLYGTAIGAGVLFLPINAGVGGMIPLIIMAILAFPMTFFAHRGLTRFVLSGKNPGEDITEVVEEHFGVGAGKLITLLYFFAIYPILLVYSVAITNTVESFMTHQLQMTAPPRAILSLILIIGMMTIVRFGEQMIVKAMSILVFPFVAALMLLALYLIPQWSGAALETLSFDSAASTGKGLWMTLWLAIPVMVFSFNHSPIISSFAVAKREEYGQEAEKKCSKILACAHVMMVLTVMFFVFSCVLSLTPADLAAAKAQNISILSYLANHFNVSFIEWMAPIIAMIAITKSFLGHYLGAREGFNGMVIKSLRGKGKTIEINKLNKITALFMLVTTWIVATLNPSILGMIETLGGPIIAMILFLMPMYAIQKVPAMRKYSGHISNVFVVVMGLIAISAIFYSLFS, encoded by the coding sequence ATGGAAACCACTCAAACCAGCACTGTCGTTACGGGCCAGACCCGCAGCGGATGGCGCAAGACAGACACCATGTGGATGCTGGGTCTGTACGGCACAGCAATCGGCGCAGGCGTTTTGTTCCTGCCTATTAACGCCGGCGTTGGCGGTATGATCCCGCTGATCATCATGGCGATCCTCGCCTTCCCGATGACCTTCTTTGCCCACCGCGGCCTGACTCGCTTCGTGCTGTCCGGTAAAAACCCGGGCGAAGACATCACTGAAGTTGTTGAAGAACACTTCGGCGTTGGCGCAGGTAAACTGATTACCCTGCTCTACTTCTTCGCTATCTACCCGATTCTGTTGGTCTACAGCGTGGCAATCACCAACACCGTTGAAAGCTTCATGACTCACCAGTTACAGATGACAGCGCCGCCGCGTGCGATTCTGTCGCTGATCCTGATCATCGGTATGATGACTATCGTTCGCTTCGGTGAGCAGATGATCGTTAAGGCGATGAGTATTCTGGTGTTCCCGTTCGTTGCAGCCCTGATGCTGCTGGCACTGTACCTGATCCCTCAGTGGAGCGGCGCGGCGCTGGAAACACTTTCCTTTGATTCCGCTGCTTCGACCGGTAAAGGTCTGTGGATGACCCTGTGGCTGGCAATCCCGGTGATGGTCTTCTCCTTTAACCACTCCCCGATCATCTCCTCTTTCGCAGTCGCGAAACGTGAAGAGTACGGTCAGGAAGCTGAGAAGAAGTGTTCCAAAATCCTGGCGTGCGCACACGTGATGATGGTGCTGACGGTCATGTTCTTCGTCTTCAGTTGCGTACTGAGCCTGACCCCAGCAGACCTGGCTGCCGCGAAAGCACAGAACATCTCGATTCTGTCTTACCTGGCAAACCACTTTAACGTCTCGTTTATCGAATGGATGGCGCCGATCATTGCGATGATTGCTATCACCAAATCCTTCCTGGGCCACTACCTGGGCGCACGTGAAGGCTTTAACGGTATGGTGATTAAGTCTCTGCGTGGTAAAGGTAAAACCATCGAAATCAACAAACTGAACAAAATCACTGCGCTGTTCATGCTGGTTACCACCTGGATCGTGGCAACCCTGAACCCAAGCATCCTGGGCATGATTGAAACCCTGGGCGGCCCAATCATCGCGATGATTCTGTTCCTGATGCCGATGTATGCTATTCAGAAAGTACCTGCAATGCGTAAGTACAGCGGCCACATCAGCAACGTCTTCGTTGTCGTGATGGGTCTGATTGCTATCTCTGCGATTTTCTACTCTCTGTTCAGCTAG
- the ppnN gene encoding nucleotide 5'-monophosphate nucleosidase PpnN: MITHISPLGSMDMLSQLEVDMLKRTASSDLYQLFRNCSLAVLNSGSLTDNSKELLSRFENFDINVLRRERGVKLELINPPEDAFVDGRIIRALQANLFAVLRDILFVNGQIHNAGRFQHLNLDSSVHITNLVFSILRNARALHVGEAPNMVVCWGGHSINENEYLYARRVGTQLGLRELNICTGCGPGAMEAPMKGAAVGHAQQRYKDSRFIGMTEPSIIAAEPPNPLVNELVIMPDIEKRLEAFVRIAHGIIIFPGGVGTAEELLYLLGILMNPANKDQVLPLILTGPKESADYFRVLDEFVVHTLGEEARRHYRIIVDDAAEVARLMKKAMPLVKENRRDTGDAYSFNWSIRIAPDLQLPFEPSHDNMSNLKLYPDQPVEILAADLRRAFSGIVAGNVKEVGIRAIEEFGPYKIHGDREMMRRMDDLLQGFVAQHRMKLPGSAYIPCYEICR, from the coding sequence TTGATTACACATATTAGCCCGCTTGGCTCAATGGACATGTTGTCGCAGCTGGAAGTCGATATGCTTAAACGCACCGCCAGCAGCGACCTTTATCAACTGTTTCGTAACTGTTCTCTTGCTGTACTGAACTCCGGCAGTTTGACCGACAACAGCAAAGAATTGCTGTCTCGCTTTGAAAATTTCGACATCAACGTGCTCCGTCGCGAGCGTGGCGTGAAGCTGGAATTGATCAACCCACCTGAAGACGCTTTTGTTGACGGCCGTATTATCCGTGCTCTGCAGGCCAACCTGTTTGCCGTGCTGCGCGACATTCTTTTTGTCAACGGTCAAATTCATAACGCGGGTCGTTTTCAACACCTGAATCTCGACAGTTCCGTGCACATTACCAACCTCGTGTTCTCCATTCTGCGTAACGCCCGTGCGCTGCACGTCGGGGAAGCGCCGAATATGGTGGTGTGCTGGGGCGGTCACTCCATTAACGAAAATGAGTACCTGTACGCGCGTCGCGTTGGTACCCAGTTAGGTCTGCGTGAGCTGAACATCTGTACCGGCTGTGGGCCGGGCGCGATGGAAGCCCCAATGAAAGGCGCCGCAGTAGGTCACGCACAGCAACGCTATAAAGACAGTCGTTTTATCGGTATGACGGAGCCGTCCATCATTGCGGCGGAACCGCCTAACCCGCTGGTCAATGAATTGGTCATCATGCCCGATATTGAAAAACGGCTAGAGGCGTTTGTTCGTATCGCCCACGGTATCATCATCTTCCCTGGCGGCGTCGGCACGGCGGAAGAGTTATTGTATCTGCTGGGAATACTGATGAACCCGGCGAATAAAGATCAGGTTCTGCCGCTGATCCTCACCGGACCCAAAGAGAGTGCGGACTACTTCCGCGTGCTTGATGAGTTTGTTGTGCACACGCTGGGCGAGGAAGCGCGACGTCATTATCGCATCATCGTTGACGACGCGGCGGAAGTGGCGCGACTGATGAAAAAAGCGATGCCGCTGGTCAAAGAGAACCGTCGTGATACCGGTGACGCTTACAGCTTTAACTGGTCCATTCGTATTGCGCCGGATCTGCAACTGCCGTTCGAGCCATCGCATGACAACATGTCGAACCTGAAACTGTATCCCGATCAACCGGTTGAGATCCTGGCGGCAGACCTGCGTCGCGCCTTCTCCGGTATTGTTGCGGGTAACGTCAAAGAGGTTGGCATTCGCGCCATTGAGGAATTTGGTCCGTATAAAATCCACGGCGATCGCGAGATGATGCGCCGTATGGATGACCTGCTACAGGGCTTTGTCGCGCAACACCGCATGAAGCTGCCTGGCTCCGCCTATATCCCCTGCTACGAAATTTGCAGGTAA